In Festucalex cinctus isolate MCC-2025b chromosome 5, RoL_Fcin_1.0, whole genome shotgun sequence, a single genomic region encodes these proteins:
- the fsta gene encoding follistatin-A isoform X1 — MFGMLKDHLQPGFFFFFVWFCHLMEHQKVQAGNCWLQQGKNGRCQVLYMPGMSREECCRSGRLGTSWTEEDVPNSTLFRWMIFNGGAPNCIPCKGGESCDNVDCGPGKRCKMNRRSKPRCVCAPDCSNVTWKGPVCGSDGKTYKDECALLKAKCKAHPDLDVQYQGKCKKTCRDVLCPGSSTCVVDQTNNAYCVTCNRICPEVTSPEQYLCGNDGIIYASACHLRRATCLLGRSIGVAYEGKCIKAKSCEDIQCGGGKKCLWDARMSRGRCSLCEETCPESRTDEAVCASDNTTYPSECAMKQAACSEGVLLEVKHSGSCNSIREEQEEDEDDEDYKAYVRLSSILDG, encoded by the exons ATGTTTGGGATGCTGAAAGATCACCTCCAGCCgggctttttcttcttcttcgtgtggTTCTGCCACCTCATGGAGCATCAGAAAGTTCAAG CTGGTAACTGCTGGTTGCAGCAGGGCAAGAACGGCCGCTGCCAGGTGCTCTACATGCCCGGGATGAGCAGGGAGGAGTGCTGCAGGAGCGGGAGACTGGGCACGTCCTGGACCGAGGAGGACGTCCCCAACAGCACGCTGTTCAGGTGGATGATCTTCAACGGCGGAGCCCCCAATTGCATACCTTGCAAAGGTGGAG AGTCGTGCGATAATGTGGACTGCGGGCCGGGCAAGAGGTGCAAGATGAACAGGAGGAGTAAGCCGCGGTGCGTTTGCGCGCCAGACTGCTCCAACGTCACGTGGAAGGGACCCGTGTGCGGCTCGGACGGGAAGACCTACAAGGACGAGTGCGCGCTGCTCAAGGCCAAATGCAAAGCGCACCCCGACCTGGACGTGCAGTACCAAGGAAAATGCAAAA AAACGTGCCGTGACGTGCTGTGCCCGGGCAGCTCCACCTGCGTGGTGGACCAGACCAACAACGCCTACTGTGTGACGTGCAATCGGATCTGCCCCGAGGTGACGTCTCCCGAGCAGTACCTGTGCGGCAACGACGGCATCATTTACGCCAGCGCCTGCCACCTGAGGCGGGCCACCTGCCTCCTGGGCCGCTCCATCGGGGTGGCCTACGAGGGCAAATGCATCA AGGCCAAGTCGTGCGAGGACATCCAGTGCGGCGGTGGCAAGAAGTGTCTGTGGGACGCCCGCATGAGCCGAGGACGCTGCTCACTGTGCGAAGAAACGTGTCCGGAGAGCCGGACGGACGAGGCGGTGTGCGCCAGCGACAACACCACCTACCCTAGCGAATGCGCCATGAAGCAGGCCGCCTGCTCCGAGGGGGTGCTGCTGGAGGTCAAGCACTCGGGATCTTGCAACT CCATCAGAGAAGAgcaggaggaggatgaggacgaTGAAGACTACAAGGCCTATGTCCGTTTATCTTCTATACTGGATGGATAG
- the fsta gene encoding follistatin-A isoform X3, whose translation MFGMLKDHLQPGFFFFFVWFCHLMEHQKVQAGNCWLQQGKNGRCQVLYMPGMSREECCRSGRLGTSWTEEDVPNSTLFRWMIFNGGAPNCIPCKGGESCDNVDCGPGKRCKMNRRSKPRCVCAPDCSNVTWKGPVCGSDGKTYKDECALLKAKCKAHPDLDVQYQGKCKKTCRDVLCPGSSTCVVDQTNNAYCVTCNRICPEVTSPEQYLCGNDGIIYASACHLRRATCLLGRSIGVAYEGKCIKAKSCEDIQCGGGKKCLWDARMSRGRCSLCEETCPESRTDEAVCASDNTTYPSECAMKQAACSEGVLLEVKHSGSCNYTPPSTAFARRTDLERNGLA comes from the exons ATGTTTGGGATGCTGAAAGATCACCTCCAGCCgggctttttcttcttcttcgtgtggTTCTGCCACCTCATGGAGCATCAGAAAGTTCAAG CTGGTAACTGCTGGTTGCAGCAGGGCAAGAACGGCCGCTGCCAGGTGCTCTACATGCCCGGGATGAGCAGGGAGGAGTGCTGCAGGAGCGGGAGACTGGGCACGTCCTGGACCGAGGAGGACGTCCCCAACAGCACGCTGTTCAGGTGGATGATCTTCAACGGCGGAGCCCCCAATTGCATACCTTGCAAAGGTGGAG AGTCGTGCGATAATGTGGACTGCGGGCCGGGCAAGAGGTGCAAGATGAACAGGAGGAGTAAGCCGCGGTGCGTTTGCGCGCCAGACTGCTCCAACGTCACGTGGAAGGGACCCGTGTGCGGCTCGGACGGGAAGACCTACAAGGACGAGTGCGCGCTGCTCAAGGCCAAATGCAAAGCGCACCCCGACCTGGACGTGCAGTACCAAGGAAAATGCAAAA AAACGTGCCGTGACGTGCTGTGCCCGGGCAGCTCCACCTGCGTGGTGGACCAGACCAACAACGCCTACTGTGTGACGTGCAATCGGATCTGCCCCGAGGTGACGTCTCCCGAGCAGTACCTGTGCGGCAACGACGGCATCATTTACGCCAGCGCCTGCCACCTGAGGCGGGCCACCTGCCTCCTGGGCCGCTCCATCGGGGTGGCCTACGAGGGCAAATGCATCA AGGCCAAGTCGTGCGAGGACATCCAGTGCGGCGGTGGCAAGAAGTGTCTGTGGGACGCCCGCATGAGCCGAGGACGCTGCTCACTGTGCGAAGAAACGTGTCCGGAGAGCCGGACGGACGAGGCGGTGTGCGCCAGCGACAACACCACCTACCCTAGCGAATGCGCCATGAAGCAGGCCGCCTGCTCCGAGGGGGTGCTGCTGGAGGTCAAGCACTCGGGATCTTGCAACT ACACACCACCAAGTACAGCTTTCGCAAGGAGAACGGACTTGGAACGGAACGGACTTGCAtga
- the fsta gene encoding follistatin-A isoform X2: MFGMLKDHLQPGFFFFFVWFCHLMEHQKVQAGNCWLQQGKNGRCQVLYMPGMSREECCRSGRLGTSWTEEDVPNSTLFRWMIFNGGAPNCIPCKESCDNVDCGPGKRCKMNRRSKPRCVCAPDCSNVTWKGPVCGSDGKTYKDECALLKAKCKAHPDLDVQYQGKCKKTCRDVLCPGSSTCVVDQTNNAYCVTCNRICPEVTSPEQYLCGNDGIIYASACHLRRATCLLGRSIGVAYEGKCIKAKSCEDIQCGGGKKCLWDARMSRGRCSLCEETCPESRTDEAVCASDNTTYPSECAMKQAACSEGVLLEVKHSGSCNSIREEQEEDEDDEDYKAYVRLSSILDG, from the exons ATGTTTGGGATGCTGAAAGATCACCTCCAGCCgggctttttcttcttcttcgtgtggTTCTGCCACCTCATGGAGCATCAGAAAGTTCAAG CTGGTAACTGCTGGTTGCAGCAGGGCAAGAACGGCCGCTGCCAGGTGCTCTACATGCCCGGGATGAGCAGGGAGGAGTGCTGCAGGAGCGGGAGACTGGGCACGTCCTGGACCGAGGAGGACGTCCCCAACAGCACGCTGTTCAGGTGGATGATCTTCAACGGCGGAGCCCCCAATTGCATACCTTGCAAAG AGTCGTGCGATAATGTGGACTGCGGGCCGGGCAAGAGGTGCAAGATGAACAGGAGGAGTAAGCCGCGGTGCGTTTGCGCGCCAGACTGCTCCAACGTCACGTGGAAGGGACCCGTGTGCGGCTCGGACGGGAAGACCTACAAGGACGAGTGCGCGCTGCTCAAGGCCAAATGCAAAGCGCACCCCGACCTGGACGTGCAGTACCAAGGAAAATGCAAAA AAACGTGCCGTGACGTGCTGTGCCCGGGCAGCTCCACCTGCGTGGTGGACCAGACCAACAACGCCTACTGTGTGACGTGCAATCGGATCTGCCCCGAGGTGACGTCTCCCGAGCAGTACCTGTGCGGCAACGACGGCATCATTTACGCCAGCGCCTGCCACCTGAGGCGGGCCACCTGCCTCCTGGGCCGCTCCATCGGGGTGGCCTACGAGGGCAAATGCATCA AGGCCAAGTCGTGCGAGGACATCCAGTGCGGCGGTGGCAAGAAGTGTCTGTGGGACGCCCGCATGAGCCGAGGACGCTGCTCACTGTGCGAAGAAACGTGTCCGGAGAGCCGGACGGACGAGGCGGTGTGCGCCAGCGACAACACCACCTACCCTAGCGAATGCGCCATGAAGCAGGCCGCCTGCTCCGAGGGGGTGCTGCTGGAGGTCAAGCACTCGGGATCTTGCAACT CCATCAGAGAAGAgcaggaggaggatgaggacgaTGAAGACTACAAGGCCTATGTCCGTTTATCTTCTATACTGGATGGATAG
- the fsta gene encoding follistatin-A isoform X4: protein MFGMLKDHLQPGFFFFFVWFCHLMEHQKVQAGNCWLQQGKNGRCQVLYMPGMSREECCRSGRLGTSWTEEDVPNSTLFRWMIFNGGAPNCIPCKGGESCDNVDCGPGKRCKMNRRSKPRCVCAPDCSNVTWKGPVCGSDGKTYKDECALLKAKCKAHPDLDVQYQGKCKKTCRDVLCPGSSTCVVDQTNNAYCVTCNRICPEVTSPEQYLCGNDGIIYASACHLRRATCLLGRSIGVAYEGKCIKAKSCEDIQCGGGKKCLWDARMSRGRCSLCEETCPESRTDEAVCASDNTTYPSECAMKQAACSEGVLLEVKHSGSCNCK from the exons ATGTTTGGGATGCTGAAAGATCACCTCCAGCCgggctttttcttcttcttcgtgtggTTCTGCCACCTCATGGAGCATCAGAAAGTTCAAG CTGGTAACTGCTGGTTGCAGCAGGGCAAGAACGGCCGCTGCCAGGTGCTCTACATGCCCGGGATGAGCAGGGAGGAGTGCTGCAGGAGCGGGAGACTGGGCACGTCCTGGACCGAGGAGGACGTCCCCAACAGCACGCTGTTCAGGTGGATGATCTTCAACGGCGGAGCCCCCAATTGCATACCTTGCAAAGGTGGAG AGTCGTGCGATAATGTGGACTGCGGGCCGGGCAAGAGGTGCAAGATGAACAGGAGGAGTAAGCCGCGGTGCGTTTGCGCGCCAGACTGCTCCAACGTCACGTGGAAGGGACCCGTGTGCGGCTCGGACGGGAAGACCTACAAGGACGAGTGCGCGCTGCTCAAGGCCAAATGCAAAGCGCACCCCGACCTGGACGTGCAGTACCAAGGAAAATGCAAAA AAACGTGCCGTGACGTGCTGTGCCCGGGCAGCTCCACCTGCGTGGTGGACCAGACCAACAACGCCTACTGTGTGACGTGCAATCGGATCTGCCCCGAGGTGACGTCTCCCGAGCAGTACCTGTGCGGCAACGACGGCATCATTTACGCCAGCGCCTGCCACCTGAGGCGGGCCACCTGCCTCCTGGGCCGCTCCATCGGGGTGGCCTACGAGGGCAAATGCATCA AGGCCAAGTCGTGCGAGGACATCCAGTGCGGCGGTGGCAAGAAGTGTCTGTGGGACGCCCGCATGAGCCGAGGACGCTGCTCACTGTGCGAAGAAACGTGTCCGGAGAGCCGGACGGACGAGGCGGTGTGCGCCAGCGACAACACCACCTACCCTAGCGAATGCGCCATGAAGCAGGCCGCCTGCTCCGAGGGGGTGCTGCTGGAGGTCAAGCACTCGGGATCTTGCAACTGTAAGTAA